One part of the Sorangiineae bacterium MSr11954 genome encodes these proteins:
- a CDS encoding AAA family ATPase, with translation MGNVFRATDRLNGRAVALKLLGEGQPSDSSVQSANGLLALAREFQTLSSLHHPNVIRVLDYGFDELAGPYFTMELLDDPRFITQEAQEQYDTSLEAKLALLAQLLRALLYVHRCGIVHRDLKPSNVLCLRGVVRLADFGLATMAGNASELAGTPQYIAPEIWFGSPPSVASDLYSFGVIAHEVLFGRPLAGSRRPGLDWLTAPEVELPGATGAIVAKLLARKPEERYESAFEVLRDLNDKLGVPLDIETVATRESFLQASSFVGRDCELGTLMSAFDAASQGQGAGWLIGGESGIGKSRLTAELRTRALVSNACVVMGQAAVAGDTSYALWIPVLRTLAVRAPLPDDDAAVLRELVPDLPELLGRALPSVGAMHPSAMQTRLWAAIDALFRRQPQVTVVLLEDLQWANAESVALLAHLAEEARSLPLLLVGTYRDEEAPELAQTLAATSTLRLRRLERTNVAKLAVSMLGAGGGSSEVVDYLCRETEGNVFFLIEVLRALAEQAGRLDRIGEFALPEGLLTGGIERIALRRVDRVPAEERGPLELAAVLGRDLDRVVLQRLLPELALDRWLAHCANAAVLESRGDDFRFAHDKLRDAILARIPPERRRTLHAQVASAMESLYEGPLSNAKSALLAYHFHEAGEHARAAHFSVRAGDYATRLCSYGEARAHYAAAMSAIEKLEVTSDTRRWRIDLLLKQIYTLLVAESAEQNFKRVAEARALLAECEKNGGATKEDRARLARLDYFHGRIHFYRGETPQALGYYRKALPMGMELGDEELIALPSCLIGSALIIDGNAKEAEPLLAQAIGPLERLGEPFEWFRAVGYHGLSLVAQGLCEAGFSELDRVRARAREIGQPSLLSAANLMTGSTCLFSGDWPLVIEFLEYTLEFAGQTGDKLHLSLAWSGMGWAYSHMGQHEKAEDCRAKAQRIADTMGGRLMLNDWYRAGDAEIALNAGDHDQAMRRARELLEEHSGGGKLFSRGVAERVRAEVAAAMGDHDLADEHLRASIAFHERGAIHVQVARTRFRAALQLRRRGDASRERANELYQRALGEFRTFRCDYAVAECQRVWCAEPEGTP, from the coding sequence ATGGGCAACGTTTTCCGTGCCACGGACCGTCTGAACGGCCGTGCGGTAGCCCTCAAGCTGCTCGGGGAAGGGCAGCCCTCGGACTCCAGCGTGCAGTCGGCGAACGGGCTCCTCGCGCTGGCCCGCGAGTTCCAAACCCTCTCGTCCTTGCATCATCCCAATGTCATTCGGGTGCTCGACTACGGGTTCGACGAGCTCGCGGGTCCCTACTTCACCATGGAGCTCCTGGACGATCCGCGCTTCATCACCCAGGAGGCGCAAGAGCAGTACGATACCTCGCTGGAGGCCAAGCTCGCGCTCCTCGCGCAGCTCCTTCGCGCCCTGCTCTATGTGCATCGGTGCGGCATCGTTCACCGGGATCTCAAGCCATCGAACGTGCTTTGCCTTCGCGGGGTCGTGCGCCTGGCGGACTTCGGCCTGGCGACGATGGCCGGGAATGCCAGCGAGCTCGCGGGTACACCGCAATACATCGCGCCCGAAATCTGGTTTGGTTCGCCCCCCAGCGTCGCCTCGGACCTTTATTCGTTCGGGGTGATTGCCCACGAAGTGCTCTTTGGCCGTCCTCTGGCAGGTTCGCGCCGCCCGGGTCTCGATTGGCTCACGGCGCCCGAGGTGGAGCTCCCAGGGGCCACGGGGGCCATCGTGGCCAAGCTCCTCGCGCGCAAACCCGAAGAGCGGTATGAGAGCGCGTTCGAGGTCCTGCGCGATCTCAACGACAAGCTCGGCGTGCCGCTGGACATCGAGACGGTGGCCACGCGCGAGAGCTTCTTGCAGGCATCGTCGTTCGTGGGGCGCGATTGCGAGCTCGGAACGCTCATGTCCGCCTTCGACGCGGCCAGCCAGGGGCAAGGCGCGGGGTGGCTCATCGGGGGCGAAAGCGGTATTGGCAAATCGCGGCTCACGGCCGAGCTGCGAACGCGCGCGCTGGTCTCCAACGCCTGCGTGGTGATGGGGCAAGCCGCGGTCGCCGGCGACACCTCGTATGCGCTCTGGATCCCGGTGCTGCGCACCCTGGCCGTGCGGGCACCTTTGCCCGACGACGACGCGGCGGTTCTTCGCGAGCTGGTCCCCGATCTTCCGGAGCTCTTGGGCCGCGCGCTGCCCTCCGTGGGCGCCATGCACCCCTCGGCGATGCAAACGCGCCTCTGGGCGGCCATCGACGCGCTCTTTCGCCGGCAGCCGCAGGTGACCGTGGTCCTGCTCGAGGATCTGCAGTGGGCCAACGCCGAGAGCGTGGCGCTGCTCGCGCACCTGGCCGAGGAGGCGCGCTCGCTGCCGCTCCTTTTGGTCGGCACCTACCGCGACGAAGAGGCGCCCGAGCTGGCGCAGACCCTGGCCGCGACCTCCACCCTGAGGCTCCGGCGCTTGGAACGAACCAACGTCGCCAAGCTGGCCGTGTCGATGCTGGGGGCAGGCGGCGGCTCCTCCGAGGTCGTCGATTACCTTTGCCGTGAGACCGAGGGAAATGTCTTCTTCTTGATCGAGGTGCTCCGCGCGCTGGCCGAACAGGCGGGCCGGCTCGATCGAATCGGCGAGTTCGCGTTGCCGGAGGGATTGCTCACCGGCGGCATCGAGCGCATCGCCCTGCGCCGGGTGGACCGCGTCCCCGCCGAAGAGCGCGGGCCCCTGGAGCTCGCGGCCGTCCTCGGTCGCGATCTCGATCGGGTCGTGCTCCAGCGGCTCTTGCCGGAGCTGGCGCTCGATCGATGGCTCGCGCATTGCGCCAACGCGGCCGTGCTCGAGAGCCGCGGCGACGATTTCCGGTTTGCCCACGACAAACTGCGCGACGCCATCTTGGCGCGAATCCCGCCCGAGCGCCGGAGGACCTTGCACGCCCAGGTGGCCTCCGCCATGGAATCCCTTTACGAGGGCCCGCTCTCCAACGCCAAGAGCGCGCTGCTCGCCTACCACTTCCACGAGGCGGGCGAGCACGCTCGCGCGGCCCACTTCAGCGTGCGCGCCGGCGATTACGCGACCCGGCTCTGCTCCTATGGCGAGGCGCGCGCGCACTATGCCGCCGCCATGAGCGCCATCGAAAAGCTGGAGGTGACGTCGGACACGCGCCGCTGGCGGATCGACCTGCTCCTCAAGCAGATTTACACGCTCTTGGTGGCCGAGTCGGCCGAGCAGAATTTCAAGCGCGTGGCCGAAGCGCGCGCCTTGCTCGCCGAGTGCGAAAAGAACGGCGGCGCGACCAAAGAGGATCGCGCGCGTCTGGCGCGCCTCGATTACTTTCACGGGCGCATTCACTTTTATCGGGGCGAGACCCCGCAGGCGCTCGGCTATTACCGAAAAGCGCTGCCCATGGGCATGGAGCTGGGCGACGAAGAGCTCATCGCGCTCCCCTCGTGCCTCATTGGCTCCGCGCTCATCATCGACGGCAACGCCAAAGAGGCCGAGCCCCTCCTGGCCCAGGCCATCGGCCCGCTGGAGCGCCTCGGCGAGCCGTTCGAGTGGTTTCGCGCCGTCGGCTACCACGGTTTGAGCTTGGTGGCGCAGGGCCTGTGCGAGGCCGGCTTCTCCGAGCTGGATCGGGTGCGCGCGCGGGCGCGCGAGATCGGGCAGCCCAGCCTCCTCTCGGCTGCAAATTTGATGACCGGCTCCACCTGCTTGTTCAGCGGCGATTGGCCGCTGGTCATCGAATTTCTGGAGTACACCTTGGAGTTTGCCGGGCAGACCGGCGACAAATTGCATCTCAGTCTGGCCTGGAGCGGTATGGGTTGGGCGTACAGCCATATGGGCCAACACGAAAAGGCGGAGGACTGCCGCGCCAAGGCCCAGCGCATCGCCGACACCATGGGCGGGCGGCTGATGCTCAACGATTGGTACCGCGCGGGCGACGCCGAAATCGCGCTCAACGCCGGCGATCACGATCAAGCGATGCGCCGCGCGCGCGAGCTGCTCGAGGAGCACTCCGGGGGCGGAAAGCTCTTTTCGCGCGGGGTGGCGGAGCGCGTCCGGGCCGAGGTGGCCGCGGCGATGGGCGACCACGACCTCGCCGACGAGCACCTGCGCGCGAGCATCGCCTTTCACGAGCGCGGCGCCATTCATGTGCAAGTTGCACGTACCCGCTTTCGCGCCGCGCTGCAGCTTCGAAGGCGTGGAGACGCCTCCCGCGAGCGCGCGAACGAGCTCTATCAGCGCGCGCTGGGCGAGTTTCGCACCTTTCGATGCGACTATGCCGTTGCCGAATGCCAGCGCGTGTGGTGCGCTGAGCCCGAGGGTACACCATGA
- a CDS encoding haloalkane dehalogenase has translation MTIIRTPEHRFESVTDYPFEPHYVDIRDLDGTPLRMHYVDEGPRDAPIVLMLHGEPTWSFLYRKIIPVLTAAGQRAIAPDLVGFGRSDKFAERSAYTYARHVAWAYAFIAALDLRELTLICQDWGGLIGLRLVAEHPERFARVIAANTSLPTGDRPMPPEFAEWQRASQEDPVFSAGEIVQRYSSLPLSIAARSGYDAPFPDESYKAAAREFPMLVPTTPNDPASEPNRRAWDLLAQFRRPFLTVFGDQDPFSSGGERVLQKRIPGAAGQPHRVLSGVGHFIQEDAGEELGRIAASFVAGR, from the coding sequence ATGACGATCATCCGCACGCCGGAACATCGATTCGAGAGCGTGACCGATTATCCCTTCGAACCACACTATGTCGATATTCGCGACCTCGACGGGACCCCTCTGCGGATGCACTACGTCGACGAAGGGCCGCGCGACGCACCCATCGTGCTGATGCTCCACGGCGAGCCGACGTGGTCGTTTCTCTATCGAAAGATCATCCCCGTTTTGACCGCCGCCGGCCAGCGCGCCATCGCGCCCGATCTGGTCGGATTCGGCCGCTCCGACAAATTCGCCGAGCGCAGCGCCTACACCTACGCGCGCCACGTGGCGTGGGCGTACGCGTTCATCGCCGCGCTCGATCTGCGCGAGCTCACCTTGATTTGCCAGGATTGGGGTGGCCTCATCGGATTACGGCTGGTGGCCGAGCACCCGGAGCGCTTCGCGCGCGTGATCGCGGCGAACACCTCGCTGCCCACGGGCGACCGGCCGATGCCGCCCGAGTTCGCGGAGTGGCAGCGCGCGTCGCAGGAGGACCCCGTCTTCTCCGCCGGCGAAATCGTTCAACGCTATTCGTCGCTGCCGCTGAGCATCGCCGCACGAAGCGGCTACGACGCGCCGTTCCCCGACGAGTCGTACAAAGCCGCCGCGCGCGAGTTCCCCATGTTGGTCCCCACCACGCCCAACGATCCGGCCAGCGAGCCAAACCGGCGCGCGTGGGATTTACTCGCCCAATTCCGCCGCCCTTTCCTCACCGTCTTCGGCGACCAAGATCCCTTTTCGTCGGGCGGGGAGCGGGTGCTGCAAAAGCGCATTCCGGGCGCGGCGGGGCAGCCGCACCGCGTCCTTTCGGGGGTGGGGCACTTCATTCAAGAGGACGCCGGCGAAGAGCTGGGCCGCATCGCCGCGAGCTTCGTCGCGGGGCGCTGA
- a CDS encoding intradiol ring-cleavage dioxygenase, with product MRNFDETNITTAALARISNAEDARTRAISQALVRHLHAFIREVEPTFEEWEAGVEFLTRVGHFCDDKRQEFVLLSDALGVSMLVDAINHRAEGGVTESTVLGPYHVKGAPDVPIGANISPGATGELLLVTGTVKSARGEPIADALIDVWHSDEHGLYDVQRPELANRSTMRARLRSDSHGAFRFWTIRPAPYRIPHDGPVGEMLEAQGRHPWRPAHVHFMIEKPHYRKLVTHVFIDGDPYLESDVVFGVKDSLIAELQPRRGDRDDEQPGEARPGGHWHLEYDFVLASA from the coding sequence ATGCGCAACTTCGACGAGACGAACATCACCACGGCGGCGCTCGCGCGCATCTCCAACGCGGAGGATGCACGTACACGCGCCATCAGCCAAGCGCTGGTGCGCCATCTGCACGCCTTCATCCGCGAGGTGGAGCCCACGTTCGAGGAATGGGAGGCGGGCGTGGAGTTCCTCACGCGCGTCGGCCACTTTTGCGACGACAAGCGCCAAGAGTTCGTGCTCCTGTCCGACGCATTGGGGGTGTCGATGTTGGTCGACGCCATCAACCATCGCGCCGAGGGCGGGGTCACGGAGTCCACCGTGCTCGGTCCGTATCACGTGAAGGGGGCGCCAGATGTTCCCATCGGCGCGAACATCTCCCCCGGCGCCACCGGTGAGCTGCTGCTGGTCACCGGAACGGTGAAATCGGCGCGCGGCGAGCCGATCGCCGATGCGCTCATCGACGTTTGGCACTCCGACGAGCACGGACTTTACGACGTTCAGCGACCCGAGTTGGCGAATCGATCCACCATGCGCGCGCGCCTTCGCTCCGACTCCCATGGCGCGTTCCGGTTTTGGACGATTCGCCCCGCGCCCTACCGCATCCCGCACGATGGGCCCGTGGGGGAGATGCTCGAGGCGCAAGGACGGCACCCCTGGCGGCCGGCGCACGTCCACTTCATGATCGAGAAGCCGCACTACCGCAAGCTGGTGACCCACGTCTTCATCGACGGCGATCCGTATCTGGAGTCGGACGTGGTGTTCGGGGTGAAAGATAGCTTGATCGCCGAGCTCCAACCTCGCCGCGGCGACCGCGACGACGAACAGCCCGGGGAGGCTCGCCCGGGAGGGCATTGGCACCTGGAGTACGACTTCGTATTGGCCTCCGCGTGA
- a CDS encoding tetratricopeptide repeat protein, producing the protein MGYLAYYLAIFACSYATSYPYAAALVIVVYLLRGYLPDPVIWLRTASKMRALATQIHVNPANITARRDLARLYLRRRRPKAALKLLDEARARDPEDAELLYLTALARHRSGDSEGAIEPIVAAVAISPVLLYGEPYLLASDVLMKLSRFEEAEDALERYMGSNSSSVQGWLKLALVRNQRRNNDGAKRALREAFTTWSQLPRYKRRQEFGWWLQAVVTRILI; encoded by the coding sequence ATGGGTTACCTCGCTTACTATTTGGCCATCTTTGCGTGTTCGTATGCCACGTCTTATCCGTACGCTGCGGCCCTGGTGATCGTCGTTTACCTGCTGAGGGGGTATTTACCGGATCCGGTGATCTGGCTCCGCACGGCCTCGAAGATGCGCGCACTCGCTACGCAGATTCATGTGAACCCTGCCAACATCACCGCGCGCCGCGATCTGGCGCGCCTCTACCTCCGCCGGCGCCGGCCAAAAGCCGCGCTGAAGCTCCTCGACGAAGCCCGCGCCCGCGATCCCGAGGACGCCGAGCTTCTTTACCTGACGGCCCTCGCCCGCCACCGCTCGGGCGACTCGGAGGGCGCGATCGAGCCCATCGTCGCCGCCGTCGCCATATCGCCCGTCCTCCTCTACGGCGAGCCTTATCTCCTCGCCTCCGACGTCCTCATGAAGCTATCCCGCTTCGAAGAAGCCGAAGACGCCCTCGAACGTTACATGGGCTCCAACAGCTCGTCGGTCCAAGGCTGGCTCAAACTCGCGCTCGTCCGCAACCAACGCCGGAACAACGACGGCGCAAAACGAGCGCTGCGCGAGGCCTTCACGACCTGGTCCCAATTACCCCGCTACAAGCGCCGGCAAGAGTTCGGGTGGTGGCTGCAAGCCGTCGTCACGCGCATTCTCATTTAG
- a CDS encoding GAF domain-containing protein, with amino-acid sequence MTSASIALHDSRTVGIVGLPATSGRPWYVKETWPALAALFFAIVSGGFALVNEIYGLGQPNNPGQPSGHGRSIQIAVLIVQIASASALGLLKLAQSNYKDKIDEKKETPSDLRGPLHVLHRVIAKQKRRENPEEGWLRITVHRVYKNTKGEEELEQSVDYVGSKDGGAGRTFSAKSGLIGRVARLKEPRKFERVSGMSYDDWITYCVEHLGMTHEDARKTRDKRFSFIGVPISSGEKVRAVVYADSSEMQFFDEATTDLVLIGCAGLASFIDEHYYMGLA; translated from the coding sequence TTGACGAGCGCGTCCATCGCGCTACATGATTCGCGCACCGTGGGCATCGTGGGCCTGCCAGCGACATCAGGGCGTCCGTGGTACGTCAAGGAAACGTGGCCTGCTCTCGCCGCGCTCTTTTTCGCCATCGTCAGCGGCGGCTTTGCGCTGGTGAACGAGATCTATGGTCTTGGACAGCCGAATAACCCGGGACAACCGAGTGGCCATGGTCGCTCGATTCAGATCGCGGTGCTCATCGTGCAAATCGCGTCCGCGAGCGCGCTGGGTCTGCTCAAACTCGCGCAGTCCAATTACAAGGACAAGATCGACGAAAAGAAGGAGACCCCCAGCGATCTAAGGGGTCCCTTGCACGTGCTGCATCGAGTCATCGCAAAACAGAAACGCCGCGAGAACCCCGAAGAAGGATGGCTGCGCATTACGGTGCATCGCGTCTACAAGAATACGAAGGGGGAGGAAGAGCTCGAACAAAGTGTCGATTACGTCGGAAGCAAGGACGGCGGGGCCGGACGCACCTTCTCCGCCAAGTCGGGGTTGATTGGCCGGGTGGCAAGGCTCAAGGAGCCACGCAAGTTCGAACGGGTGAGCGGCATGTCTTACGACGACTGGATCACTTATTGCGTGGAGCACCTTGGGATGACGCACGAGGATGCCAGAAAGACACGGGACAAGCGCTTTTCGTTCATTGGCGTTCCGATCTCGAGCGGAGAGAAGGTTCGTGCGGTCGTGTACGCGGACTCGAGTGAAATGCAATTTTTCGACGAAGCGACGACGGATCTGGTCTTAATTGGATGTGCGGGACTAGCGTCGTTCATCGACGAGCATTATTATATGGGGTTGGCATGA
- a CDS encoding NAD(P)H-dependent oxidoreductase: MANLLYVEASPNKQRSVSIEVSRAFLATYAESNPGDAVHELDIWAADLPPFDQHALEAKYAGLAGVDRTDAQNAAWRVLEQLAAPFLTADKFLLGIPLWNFSIPYRLKHLIDLVSQKDILFSFDERGFSGRVKAKKAAVIYARGLDYAPTSAWTPGESYDFQRPYIEAWLRFIGVTEIHSVVVERTLFGPGIDRESRAKGRLEAENLARYF, encoded by the coding sequence ATGGCAAACTTGCTCTATGTCGAGGCGTCACCCAACAAGCAACGCTCGGTATCCATCGAAGTGAGCCGGGCATTTCTGGCGACCTACGCCGAATCGAACCCGGGTGATGCCGTCCACGAGCTGGATATCTGGGCGGCGGATCTCCCTCCGTTCGATCAACACGCCTTGGAGGCCAAATACGCCGGGCTCGCGGGCGTCGACCGAACAGACGCGCAGAACGCGGCGTGGAGGGTGCTCGAGCAGCTCGCGGCGCCCTTTCTCACGGCCGACAAATTCCTTCTCGGCATTCCACTCTGGAACTTCAGCATCCCCTATCGTCTCAAACACCTCATCGACCTCGTCTCCCAAAAAGACATTCTCTTCTCGTTCGACGAGCGAGGCTTCTCCGGCCGGGTCAAAGCAAAGAAGGCCGCGGTCATCTACGCACGCGGCCTCGACTACGCCCCGACCTCCGCCTGGACCCCCGGCGAATCCTATGACTTCCAGCGCCCCTACATCGAGGCTTGGCTCCGATTCATCGGGGTGACCGAAATTCACTCCGTGGTCGTCGAGCGGACCCTCTTTGGCCCGGGCATCGATCGCGAGAGCCGCGCCAAAGGCCGGCTCGAAGCAGAAAACCTGGCGCGCTATTTCTGA
- a CDS encoding LysR substrate-binding domain-containing protein — translation MFETELLRSFVTVADLTSFTRAAECLHSTQSTISAQIRRLEEQAGQTLFTRSTRQVQLTRAGEVLLGYARTILRLNEDARARLSGTRHAGQVRLGVSEDLAAVWLPQVLAQHATWHPNVQVDLHVGFGEQLLDMLDEKELDVVVAGLCDEQAGGSRLWSEPLVWAFSGNATLPVPAPLAFFQEPCPYRDAALRSLAGTPAKWRIACTSTSLAGLRAAALAGLAATPLPRSIVGPGLRAIETDEGLPALPDVVYAVWLGSKKQAAAGLVRIIETGPGPAKG, via the coding sequence ATGTTCGAAACCGAGTTGCTCCGAAGCTTCGTCACCGTGGCGGATCTCACCAGCTTCACCCGCGCGGCGGAGTGCCTGCACTCGACGCAGTCGACGATCAGCGCGCAGATCCGCAGGCTCGAGGAGCAGGCGGGCCAAACGCTCTTTACGCGCAGCACCCGGCAGGTCCAACTTACCCGGGCCGGCGAGGTTCTTCTGGGCTATGCGCGCACCATCCTGCGCCTGAACGAAGATGCGAGGGCGCGGCTATCGGGGACGCGGCATGCCGGGCAGGTCCGGCTCGGCGTCTCCGAGGACCTTGCGGCCGTATGGCTTCCGCAGGTCCTTGCGCAGCACGCGACATGGCACCCGAACGTCCAAGTCGACCTTCATGTCGGGTTCGGTGAGCAGCTCTTGGACATGCTGGACGAAAAGGAGCTCGACGTGGTCGTCGCCGGCCTTTGCGACGAGCAGGCCGGCGGCTCCCGTCTTTGGAGCGAGCCGCTCGTCTGGGCCTTCTCCGGGAACGCCACCTTGCCGGTGCCCGCGCCGCTGGCGTTCTTTCAGGAGCCTTGCCCCTACCGCGATGCCGCGCTCCGATCGCTGGCCGGCACCCCGGCGAAATGGCGCATCGCGTGCACGAGCACCAGCCTCGCCGGTCTAAGGGCCGCCGCCCTCGCCGGTCTCGCCGCCACACCGCTGCCTCGCAGCATCGTCGGCCCGGGCCTGCGCGCTATCGAAACGGACGAGGGGCTGCCCGCGCTCCCCGACGTGGTCTATGCGGTGTGGCTCGGCTCGAAGAAGCAAGCCGCGGCCGGCCTCGTACGGATCATCGAGACCGGGCCGGGGCCCGCGAAGGGGTAG
- a CDS encoding lamin tail domain-containing protein: MRFIRARSNILGPVCGLLVIGSGCSTAIEDTSQNAAPEQSNVANLGTPSRSDRAPAAENTKAEARGDEAPATAPPAGLYISEVAANFKGNAVSWIELVNTGTTAISLKDYKLRSGGRTANGTKKSSVTFTLPDKTIPAGGYLVIAGKASTFLKGASDSIYLLDANSYMPYWGASGFVELLEGGNTADFVRFGGDETAPTTAGAWPTSATDNVPVFVTPSNYGPSESIDPIDSYDQSIVRMSGAFTATKTKDDWTLVKFPTPGGKNDVAKDAVSSDNDGIPDSAKVEGGSFAGLNLYAMGARKGQRDLFIYVDYLTSDDPGITPRESSLTKVVSAFTGHGIHVHFDVGTLFANEFDTARYNLSGSSHALDYVKCTQLETSAVGAGCKNVYEYVSSSMTASRRAIFRYMLMGSSQLESGDGGSSGKAELPGNKFIVTMGNWGFKTDTEQRRLQLENDQASTIMHELGHTLSLRHGGFENRNQKPNYYSIMNYLYQLEGLPSNPRGMGPTERYYFRMNVYESRAVPGYPNANTYRRCDEPEGPCSAQFRMDYSDGSGQSLSENALREGAIIGRGRDGNAYGDWNLDGKAASSSYAQDVNLDGSRTAISDHDDWSSLILITGRSYTKPAAAQGSPKNQSARDEPFVMESLPPDTAPTLVHEEAPPASLLRQLAE; the protein is encoded by the coding sequence ATGCGTTTCATTCGTGCGCGATCGAACATTCTCGGTCCCGTGTGCGGGCTTCTCGTCATTGGCTCGGGATGCAGCACCGCGATCGAAGACACCTCACAAAACGCCGCGCCGGAGCAGTCGAACGTCGCGAACCTCGGCACGCCCTCCCGGTCGGACCGCGCGCCGGCGGCGGAGAATACGAAGGCCGAAGCCCGAGGAGACGAAGCCCCGGCGACGGCGCCGCCCGCAGGTCTTTACATCAGCGAGGTCGCGGCCAACTTCAAAGGAAATGCGGTGTCGTGGATCGAGCTCGTCAACACCGGCACCACCGCCATTTCGTTGAAGGACTACAAGCTACGCAGCGGTGGGCGGACGGCCAATGGAACCAAAAAATCGTCCGTGACATTCACCTTGCCGGACAAAACTATCCCGGCGGGCGGGTATCTGGTCATCGCAGGGAAGGCCTCCACATTTCTAAAGGGCGCGTCCGACTCCATTTACCTCCTCGACGCCAATTCCTACATGCCCTATTGGGGCGCATCCGGCTTCGTCGAGCTGCTCGAAGGTGGCAACACCGCCGACTTCGTGCGCTTCGGCGGCGATGAAACGGCGCCCACCACCGCGGGCGCTTGGCCCACGAGCGCCACCGACAACGTACCCGTGTTCGTGACCCCATCCAACTACGGCCCGAGCGAGTCGATCGATCCGATCGACAGCTACGATCAATCGATCGTCCGCATGAGCGGCGCGTTTACGGCCACGAAGACCAAAGACGATTGGACGCTCGTCAAATTTCCGACCCCGGGCGGAAAGAACGACGTGGCCAAAGACGCGGTCTCCAGCGACAACGACGGGATCCCCGACTCGGCCAAGGTCGAAGGCGGCAGCTTCGCGGGGTTGAACCTCTACGCCATGGGCGCGCGCAAGGGGCAGAGAGATTTATTCATTTACGTCGACTATTTGACCAGCGACGATCCGGGCATCACGCCGCGCGAGAGCTCGCTCACCAAGGTGGTCAGCGCCTTCACGGGCCATGGGATCCACGTGCACTTCGATGTCGGCACGCTCTTCGCGAACGAATTCGACACCGCCAGGTACAACCTGTCCGGGTCGAGCCATGCGCTCGACTACGTCAAGTGCACCCAACTGGAAACGAGCGCCGTGGGCGCCGGGTGCAAGAACGTCTACGAATACGTCTCGTCATCCATGACGGCGTCGCGGCGGGCCATCTTTCGGTACATGTTGATGGGATCGTCGCAGCTCGAGTCGGGGGACGGTGGTTCTTCGGGCAAGGCCGAGCTCCCGGGCAACAAATTCATCGTCACCATGGGCAACTGGGGATTCAAGACCGACACCGAGCAACGCAGGCTGCAGCTCGAGAACGATCAAGCCAGCACCATCATGCACGAGCTCGGGCACACGCTCTCGCTGCGCCATGGGGGGTTCGAGAACCGCAATCAAAAGCCCAATTACTACAGCATCATGAACTACCTCTACCAGCTCGAGGGGTTGCCCTCGAACCCCCGCGGCATGGGCCCCACCGAGAGGTACTACTTCCGAATGAACGTGTACGAGAGCCGCGCCGTGCCCGGGTATCCGAACGCGAACACCTACCGCCGCTGCGACGAGCCCGAGGGCCCCTGTAGCGCGCAGTTCCGCATGGATTACTCCGACGGCTCGGGGCAATCCTTGAGCGAAAACGCGCTGCGCGAGGGCGCCATCATCGGGCGCGGCCGCGATGGAAATGCGTATGGCGACTGGAACCTCGACGGAAAGGCCGCCTCCTCGAGCTATGCGCAAGACGTGAACCTCGACGGATCGCGAACCGCCATTTCCGATCACGACGATTGGTCGAGCCTCATTCTGATCACCGGGCGAAGCTATACGAAGCCCGCCGCCGCGCAGGGCTCGCCGAAGAACCAAAGCGCCCGCGACGAACCCTTCGTCATGGAGTCCCTGCCGCCGGACACCGCGCCCACCCTCGTCCACGAGGAGGCTCCCCCGGCGAGCCTCTTGCGGCAGCTCGCCGAGTAG